The following are from one region of the Salvia hispanica cultivar TCC Black 2014 chromosome 1, UniMelb_Shisp_WGS_1.0, whole genome shotgun sequence genome:
- the LOC125201585 gene encoding chloroplast envelope quinone oxidoreductase homolog, whose amino-acid sequence MAGKLMRAVQYDSYGGGAAALKEVEVPVPRPSKGEVLVKVEATTLNPIDWKVQKGALRPFMPKKFPYIPGTDVAGEVVEVGPGVENFKPGDKVIAGLNVGIGGGLAEYCVAKIDVTVPRPAEVSAAEGASLPIAGQTAHGALICAGLKFDGSGPQKNILITAASGGVGHMAVQLAKLGNAHVTATCGARNLDFVRSLGADEVLDYKTPEGAALKSPSGKKYDAVIQCASSIPWSVFEPNLSPDGKVIDLTPGLSTMWTFAVKKLTLSKKQVVPFITSPKAENLAYLAELVKQGKLKVVIDCKHPFSDVGAAWAKSIDGHATGKIVVEQ is encoded by the exons ATGGCGGGGAAGCTCATGCGCGCGGTCCAGTACGACAGCTACGGCGGCGGAGCTGCTGCTTTGAAG GAAGTAGAAGTTCCAGTTCCTAGGCCGAGTAAGGGCGAAGTCCTGGTGAAGGTGGAAGCCACAACCTTAAATCCTATTGATTGGAAGGTTCAGAAAGGCGCGCTTCGTCCGTTTATGCCTAAGAAGTTTCCTTACATTCCCG GTACCGATGTAGCTGGAGAAGTTGTGGAGGTCGGTCCCGGAGTAGAAAACTTCAAACCTGGTGATAAAGTCATTGCTGGCTTGAATGTTGGT ATAGGAGGTGGTTTAGCAGAATACTGTGTGGCCAAGATAGATGTAACAGTTCCTAGGCCTGCTGAAGTATCAGCTGCTGAAGGAGCAAGCCTCCCTATCGCCGGCCAGACGGCTCACGGTGCCCTCATATGTGCCGGGCTCAAGTTCGACGGCAGCGGCCCCCAGAAGAACATCCTCATCACTGCCGCATCTGGCGGCGTCGGCCACATGGCCGTCCAGCTGGCAAAACTCGGGAACGCGCACGTCACCGCCACGTGCGGGGCCCGCAACCTCGACTTTGTGAGGAGCCTCGGGGCGGACGAGGTACTCGACTACAAGACCCCAGAGGGTGCGGCCCTGAAGAGCCCGTCGGGAAAGAAGTACGACGCGGTGATCCAATGCGCGTCGTCCATCCCGTGGTCAGTGTTCGAGCCAAATCTGAGTCCGGATGGGAAGGTGATCGACCTCACGCCTGGGTTGAGTACCATGTGGACCTTCGCCGTGAAGAAGCTCACGTTGTCGAAGAAACAGGTGGTGCCGTTCATCACATCCCCCAAGGCGGAGAACTTGGCCTACCTCGCGGAGTTGGTGAAGCAGGGGAAGCTGAAGGTGGTGATCGACTGCAAGCACCCGTTTAGCGATGTCGGAGCTGCGTGGGCAAAGAGCATCGACGGGCACGCTACTGGAAAGATCGTCGTCGAGCAGTAA
- the LOC125201560 gene encoding chloroplast envelope quinone oxidoreductase homolog, whose amino-acid sequence MAGKVMHAVQFESYGGGAAGLKHVEVPIPTPSKGEVLLKFEAITLNPADWKTQKGMLRPFLPPKFPHIPATDVAGEVIEVGPGVTNFKPGDKVVALLNFFDAGGLAEYGVAKENLTVQRPPEVSAAEGAGLPIAGLTAHQALTQSAGLKLDGSGSQKNILVTAASGGVGHYAIQLAKLGNAHVTATCGARNIDLVKSLGADEVLDYKTPEGAALTSPSGKKYDAVVHCATPIPWSVFEPNLSSNGKVIDVTPGLSSVLTFAMKKLTFSKKQLVPILLIPKGENLQFLVDLVRQGKLKTVVDSKTPLSKAGDAWTKSIDGHATGKIVVYEP is encoded by the exons ATGGCTGGGAAGGTAATGCATGCGGTTCAGTTCGAAAGCTATGGCGGTGGAGCAGCCGGTTTAAAG CATGTTGAAGTTCCGATTCCCACTCCGAGCAAGGGTGAAGTACTGCTAAAGTTTGAAGCTATAACCTTAAATCCTGCTGATTGGAAAACTCAGAAAGGCATGCTTCGGCCTTTTCTTCCTCCGAAGTTCCCTCACATTCCCG CCACTGATGTTGCTGGAGAGGTAATAGAGGTTGGACCCGGAGTGACAAACTTCAAACCGGGTGACAAAGTTGTCGCGTTGCTGAATTTCTTT GATGCAGGCGGTCTGGCCGAATATGGAGTGGCTAAGGAAAACCTGACGGTTCAGAGGCCTCCTGAAGTATCAGCTGCTGAAGGTGCAGGCCTTCCCATAGCAGGCCTCACTGCTCACCAGGCTCTCACACAGTCGGCCGGGCTTAAACTCGATGGAAGTGGGTCCCAGAAGAACATTCTCGTCACAGCCGCCTCAGGCGGAGTTGGTCATTACGCCATCCAGCTTGCGAAGCTGGGGAACGCGCACGTAACAGCCACCTGTGGTGCCCGTAACATTGACCTAGTGAAGAGCCTCGGAGCAGACGAGGTTCTCGACTACAAGACCCCGGAGGGGGCTGCTCTCACGAGCCCCTCGGGCAAGAAGTACGATGCAGTGGTCCACTGCGCGACGCCCATTCCTTGGTCCGTATTCGAGCCAAACCTGAGCTCGAATGGAAAGGTGATCGACGTCACCCCGGGACTTAGTTCAGTGCTCACTTTTGCTATGAAGAAACTCACATTCTCTAAGAAGCAGCTGGTGCCGATACTCCTCATCCCCAAAGGAGAGAACCTGCAATTTCTTGTTGATTTAGTTAGACAAGGGAAGCTCAAGACTGTCGTCGACTCGAAAACCCCGCTTAGCAAAGCTGGAGATGCGTGGACGAAGAGCATCGATGGCCACGCCACCGGGAAAATCGTTGTCTATGAGCCAtag